The [Eubacterium] siraeum genome contains a region encoding:
- a CDS encoding DUF6054 family protein: MAKIEAELYGNFDIILMDLHNTVMRGSTSASLEESSDIVAGSTRCAIRAYERYSFLGNGRVSMNFTLFQTDGRIFVSAMSTGGSQAVFFKINRIGENSFLDTIRPTVDSYRIR; the protein is encoded by the coding sequence ATGGCAAAGATAGAAGCAGAGCTGTACGGCAATTTTGATATTATACTTATGGATCTTCACAACACTGTTATGAGAGGCAGCACCAGTGCATCTCTTGAAGAAAGTTCTGATATAGTAGCCGGCAGCACCCGATGCGCCATCCGTGCGTATGAGCGTTACAGCTTTCTCGGCAATGGCAGGGTAAGTATGAACTTTACCTTGTTCCAGACCGATGGCAGAATATTCGTTTCGGCAATGTCGACAGGCGGCAGTCAGGCGGTATTCTTTAAGATAAACAGGATAGGCGAAAACTCGTTTCTTGACACGATACGACCGACAGTAGACAGTTACAGGATAAGGTGA
- a CDS encoding class I SAM-dependent methyltransferase, with the protein MRKSQDWQDYRLIDASDGQRLEKWGGITLVRPDPQIIWKNPDPSPLWSKADAVYHRSSSGGGNWEYRKQLPESWNISYKGLTFMVKPTGFKHTGIFPEQAVNWDLCSELIKNAGREINVLNMFAYTGGATLACAKAGAKVCHLDAVKGMVDWGRTNAKLSGLSDKPIRWIVDDAVKFLGREIRRGNRYDGIILDPPSYGRGTNGEMWKLEDSICDLMNMCTEVLSDNPLFIVLNSYTTGLSSSVMTYLLQMTVGRKYKIRVDSQEIGLPVEQTGLAVPAGNTAVVYFD; encoded by the coding sequence TTGAGAAAATCACAGGATTGGCAGGACTACAGACTCATAGATGCGTCTGACGGTCAGCGACTTGAAAAATGGGGAGGAATAACGCTTGTGCGACCCGACCCGCAGATAATATGGAAAAACCCCGACCCCTCGCCGCTGTGGAGCAAGGCGGACGCAGTATATCACCGTTCATCAAGCGGCGGCGGAAACTGGGAATACAGAAAACAGCTCCCTGAAAGCTGGAACATAAGCTACAAGGGACTTACCTTTATGGTAAAGCCCACAGGCTTCAAGCATACGGGAATATTTCCCGAGCAGGCGGTCAACTGGGATTTATGCTCAGAGCTTATAAAGAACGCAGGCAGGGAGATAAACGTGCTTAATATGTTCGCCTATACCGGCGGTGCAACGCTCGCCTGTGCAAAGGCAGGCGCAAAGGTATGTCACCTTGACGCAGTAAAGGGTATGGTGGACTGGGGCAGGACAAACGCAAAGCTCAGCGGTCTTTCCGACAAGCCGATAAGGTGGATAGTAGACGATGCGGTAAAGTTTCTCGGCAGGGAGATAAGGCGAGGCAACCGCTATGACGGTATCATACTCGACCCCCCAAGCTACGGCAGAGGAACAAACGGCGAGATGTGGAAGCTTGAGGACAGCATATGCGACCTTATGAATATGTGCACCGAGGTGCTTTCCGATAACCCTCTGTTCATTGTACTCAACAGCTACACGACAGGTCTTTCCTCATCGGTAATGACTTACCTATTACAGATGACGGTAGGCAGAAAGTACAAGATAAGAGTAGATTCGCAGGAAATAGGACTTCCCGTTGAACAGACAGGGCTTGCAGTGCCTGCGGGAAACACCGCTGTAGTATATTTCGATTAA
- a CDS encoding energy-coupling factor transporter ATPase encodes MKDNEIIKTEDLIFDYTVFDENGDETGKNRILTDINLSIEKGSFVAVLGHNGSGKSTLAKHFNGILLPTSGKVLVDGIDTTDESRIYDIRQTVGMVFQNPDNQIVATIVEEDVAFALENLGVPPDEIRKRVDDALKTVDMYEYRNHAPHQLSGGQKQRVAIAGIIAMRPRCIVMDEPTAMLDPKGRKEIMATIKTLNKEHGITVVLITHYMEEAAKADRVIVIDKGNILLDDVPKRIFSQVELLKSVGLDVPQATELMYELKKCGLDVPDDIIDEDECAQVLYDILKNKE; translated from the coding sequence TTGAAAGATAACGAGATAATTAAAACCGAAGACCTTATATTCGATTATACCGTATTTGACGAAAACGGCGATGAAACAGGCAAGAACCGCATTCTTACCGACATAAACCTTTCAATAGAAAAGGGCAGCTTCGTAGCTGTGCTTGGCCATAACGGAAGCGGTAAGTCGACCCTTGCAAAGCACTTCAACGGCATTCTTCTTCCCACCTCGGGCAAGGTGCTTGTTGACGGCATAGATACGACAGACGAGAGCAGGATATACGATATACGTCAGACTGTCGGAATGGTTTTCCAGAATCCCGACAACCAGATAGTAGCGACTATAGTTGAGGAAGACGTTGCGTTCGCACTCGAAAATCTCGGCGTACCTCCCGATGAAATACGCAAAAGGGTAGATGACGCACTGAAAACGGTCGATATGTACGAGTACCGCAACCACGCTCCGCATCAGCTTTCAGGCGGTCAGAAGCAGAGAGTTGCGATAGCAGGCATAATCGCAATGCGGCCACGATGTATAGTAATGGACGAGCCGACCGCAATGCTTGACCCGAAGGGCAGAAAAGAGATAATGGCGACCATAAAGACGCTCAACAAGGAGCACGGCATAACCGTTGTGCTGATAACTCATTATATGGAGGAGGCCGCAAAGGCCGACCGTGTTATAGTTATAGACAAGGGTAATATACTGCTTGACGATGTGCCGAAAAGGATATTCTCACAGGTTGAGCTGTTAAAGTCGGTCGGACTTGACGTTCCGCAGGCGACCGAGCTTATGTACGAGCTTAAAAAATGCGGACTTGACGTTCCCGATGATATAATAGATGAAGATGAATGCGCACAGGTGCTGTACGACATTCTCAAAAATAAGGAATAA
- a CDS encoding energy-coupling factor transporter ATPase, with protein sequence MNVIELKGLTYKYSVGTPFESTAVDNVDLTIEKGEFCGIIGHTGSGKSTLIQHLNGLVKPTSGEVLIDGQNIWSKGVDIRSIRFKVGLVFQYSEYQLFEETVYKDIAYGPKNMGCDEAEIDRRVREAAENMGIREELLERSPFDLSGGQKRRVALAGVIAMDPEILILDEPAAGLDPIGREKVLGKISDYHKKYGKTILLVSHSMEDIVKYADKVLVMNKGKLFCHEDTDSVFARQDEIIKIGLDVPQITKIMMKLRDKGVDLGKDIYTVERAKDRIMQYIDKGTIC encoded by the coding sequence ATGAATGTGATAGAACTTAAGGGGCTTACCTATAAATACAGCGTCGGCACTCCGTTTGAGTCAACCGCTGTGGATAATGTAGACCTTACCATAGAAAAAGGCGAATTCTGCGGAATAATCGGTCACACGGGAAGCGGAAAATCAACGCTTATCCAGCACCTGAACGGGCTTGTAAAGCCGACATCGGGCGAAGTGCTGATAGACGGCCAGAATATATGGAGCAAGGGTGTTGATATACGCTCGATAAGATTCAAGGTAGGACTTGTATTCCAGTATTCCGAGTATCAGCTGTTTGAAGAAACGGTGTACAAGGATATAGCATACGGTCCTAAGAATATGGGATGCGATGAAGCAGAGATCGACCGCAGAGTGCGTGAGGCGGCAGAAAATATGGGTATCCGTGAGGAGCTTCTTGAACGCTCGCCGTTTGACCTTTCGGGCGGACAGAAACGCCGTGTCGCACTTGCAGGTGTTATCGCAATGGATCCCGAGATACTTATCCTTGACGAGCCTGCGGCAGGACTTGACCCTATAGGCAGGGAAAAGGTACTCGGCAAGATAAGCGATTACCACAAGAAATACGGCAAGACGATACTTCTTGTTTCTCACTCTATGGAGGACATAGTAAAGTATGCCGATAAGGTGCTTGTTATGAACAAGGGCAAGCTGTTCTGCCACGAGGATACAGACAGCGTATTCGCAAGACAGGACGAAATTATAAAGATAGGTCTTGATGTTCCTCAGATCACAAAGATCATGATGAAGCTGAGAGATAAAGGTGTAGATTTAGGAAAAGATATATATACTGTTGAACGTGCCAAGGACAGAATAATGCAGTATATAGATAAAGGAACGATATGCTGA
- a CDS encoding energy-coupling factor transporter transmembrane protein EcfT yields MLKDITIGQFFPGNSIIHRLDSRFKIVLDIAYVVMLFMAGNYCSLISAGLFMLIIYMMSGISFKLIFKSLKPIMPIILFTCILNLFFIHGEGDPLVKLGFITIYAEGINTSVFMTVRIVFLIVGMSLLTYTTSPIALTDAIERLLSPLKKLHFPVHELAMMMTIALRFIPTLIEETDKIMSAQKARGANLDTGGLVKKAKALIPVLIPLFVSAFKRANELALAMECRCYRGGEGRTRMKQLKFGARDIVATVVMAVMFTLIILMNIYVAVPGI; encoded by the coding sequence ATGCTGAAGGATATTACAATAGGACAGTTTTTCCCGGGCAATTCAATAATCCACAGGCTCGACAGCCGTTTCAAGATAGTGCTTGATATAGCCTATGTTGTAATGCTGTTTATGGCAGGAAATTATTGCTCGCTTATCTCGGCGGGACTGTTTATGCTGATTATTTATATGATGTCGGGGATCAGCTTCAAGCTGATTTTCAAGAGCCTTAAACCCATTATGCCGATAATACTGTTTACCTGTATACTGAATCTGTTCTTTATACACGGCGAGGGAGATCCGCTTGTAAAGCTGGGATTTATCACGATTTACGCAGAGGGCATAAATACATCGGTGTTTATGACGGTGAGGATAGTATTCCTTATTGTCGGAATGTCGCTTCTCACCTATACGACCTCGCCCATAGCGCTGACAGACGCAATCGAAAGACTGCTGTCGCCCCTCAAGAAGCTTCACTTTCCCGTTCACGAGCTTGCTATGATGATGACTATAGCACTGAGATTTATCCCTACTCTTATCGAAGAAACCGATAAGATAATGTCGGCTCAGAAGGCGAGAGGAGCAAACCTGGATACAGGCGGACTTGTAAAGAAGGCAAAGGCTCTGATACCCGTGCTGATACCGCTGTTCGTGTCCGCTTTCAAGCGTGCTAACGAGCTTGCTCTTGCTATGGAGTGCCGTTGCTACAGAGGCGGCGAGGGCAGAACACGTATGAAACAGCTTAAATTCGGAGCAAGGGATATTGTCGCAACGGTTGTAATGGCTGTAATGTTCACATTAATCATTCTTATGAACATTTATGTGGCTGTACCCGGAATTTAA
- the truA gene encoding tRNA pseudouridine(38-40) synthase TruA → MRNLKVTMAYNGTAYHGYQRQNNANSIQQTVEEVLSKLLCEDITINGCSRTDTGVHARAFVFNVKTNCPIPCEGFIKGGNALLPQDIAFLSCEDMPDSFHARFDSKGKEYIYKIYTGDVRDVFSADTALHYPYKPDIEKMRKAARLIVGEHDFASFCKAEAKEHLLTTVRTVYSIDVEQTGDFVEIKVCGNGFLHNMVRIIVGTLIYISEGKRTEQDIINALTKPDREFAGKTVPPCGLYLNKVFYENDV, encoded by the coding sequence ATGCGTAATCTTAAAGTAACAATGGCATATAACGGCACTGCCTATCACGGCTACCAGCGCCAGAACAACGCAAACAGCATACAGCAGACAGTCGAGGAAGTGCTTTCAAAACTGCTCTGCGAGGATATTACGATAAACGGCTGTTCACGGACAGACACGGGTGTGCACGCAAGAGCGTTTGTGTTCAACGTAAAAACGAACTGCCCCATTCCCTGCGAGGGCTTTATAAAAGGCGGCAACGCACTTTTACCGCAGGATATAGCCTTTCTTTCCTGCGAAGATATGCCCGACAGCTTTCACGCAAGGTTTGACAGCAAGGGAAAGGAATACATATACAAGATTTACACAGGTGATGTGCGTGATGTTTTCTCGGCGGATACTGCGCTTCATTATCCTTATAAGCCCGATATTGAGAAAATGCGGAAAGCGGCTCGGCTTATAGTCGGCGAGCATGATTTTGCGTCCTTCTGCAAGGCGGAGGCTAAAGAACATCTGCTGACCACCGTCAGAACCGTCTATTCGATAGATGTTGAACAGACGGGCGATTTTGTTGAAATTAAAGTCTGCGGAAACGGCTTTCTTCACAATATGGTAAGAATTATAGTAGGAACTCTTATTTATATCAGCGAGGGAAAACGTACAGAGCAGGATATAATAAACGCACTTACAAAGCCCGACAGGGAGTTTGCGGGAAAGACCGTTCCCCCCTGCGGACTGTATCTCAACAAGGTATTTTACGAAAACGATGTTTAA
- a CDS encoding DUF5711 family protein: MKVPEKNPLETEKNNDINDVSLYRKKKKKAKRIRNLIILLVVILALIPVWIYRDTIFEPLRGIASRISTTTAQSEGYPISLTGRNDYSFCPLGDGFSLLSDTYLYSYNENGGQNFALQHGYVHPMTVSNSKRVVIYDKGGHDFSLFNKTSEIFKQNIPDEVIVSVFLGSSEHTAVVTSGGRYSNVIYVYDGGGKWQYTQRFIDDNVMQVAFSDDNRFIYVTRVTSDNGDIVTKLSKYDITGDGTELWTQTISDCVTLALSVNGSTLTVTGDSEIRTYNTDSGEPIGNYSYQGTIENFDALSSKKAFVLDNYTDGGKKLILLDEKCEVTAQAEVSSDVKRIRVVDNSVIVMTESDITQYDYSLVSVKKTLLTDSYSDFIKVGGSILLMGYDSLDCIQL, translated from the coding sequence ATGAAAGTACCCGAAAAAAATCCTCTTGAAACGGAGAAAAACAACGATATAAACGATGTTTCTCTTTACAGGAAAAAGAAGAAAAAAGCAAAGCGGATAAGAAACCTTATAATTCTGCTTGTTGTTATTCTGGCTCTTATTCCTGTATGGATATACCGTGATACGATATTTGAGCCTCTGCGTGGCATAGCGTCAAGAATTTCTACCACTACAGCTCAGAGCGAGGGCTATCCCATTTCCCTCACCGGCAGGAACGATTATTCGTTCTGTCCGCTCGGTGACGGGTTCTCACTGCTCAGCGACACATATCTTTATTCGTATAACGAGAACGGCGGACAGAATTTTGCCTTACAGCACGGCTATGTTCACCCTATGACCGTTTCAAACTCAAAACGTGTGGTTATTTACGATAAGGGCGGTCACGATTTTTCTCTGTTCAACAAGACGAGCGAGATATTCAAGCAGAATATCCCCGATGAAGTCATAGTATCCGTTTTTCTCGGCAGCTCCGAGCATACAGCCGTTGTGACCTCCGGCGGAAGATACTCAAACGTTATCTACGTTTATGACGGCGGAGGAAAATGGCAATATACACAGCGTTTCATTGACGATAACGTTATGCAGGTCGCATTCTCCGATGACAACAGGTTCATCTACGTTACAAGAGTGACCTCGGATAACGGCGATATTGTCACAAAGCTCTCAAAATACGATATTACGGGTGACGGCACTGAGCTGTGGACGCAGACGATAAGCGACTGCGTAACGCTTGCTCTTTCGGTAAACGGCAGTACGCTGACCGTAACGGGCGACAGCGAAATACGCACTTATAACACCGACAGCGGCGAGCCTATCGGCAATTACAGCTATCAGGGAACGATAGAGAACTTTGACGCTCTCTCATCAAAAAAGGCTTTTGTGCTTGATAATTATACGGACGGAGGAAAGAAGCTGATACTTCTTGACGAAAAGTGCGAGGTGACCGCACAGGCAGAGGTGTCCTCCGATGTAAAACGTATAAGAGTTGTCGATAACTCTGTCATTGTAATGACAGAATCGGATATAACGCAGTATGACTATTCGCTGGTGTCCGTGAAGAAAACCCTGCTCACAGACAGCTATTCGGATTTCATAAAGGTTGGCGGTTCAATACTTCTTATGGGGTATGACAGCCTTGATTGCATACAGCTTTAA
- a CDS encoding CvpA family protein, with translation MGTEFFWFYDFILAAILICMMFIGAKKGFVRMVLSLCAFAASFVIALMISNGVSGWIYDSFISKPLEQTISASINDALGDNVVTQIGKIDMEKAKINGKSIDSLELKADKAGKVTVNLGNVNLSSTGISKVDLTSFGVDKNIDYSNINLGSVQIYESDIEKYGIENMILTEVLAQNIKNSEVADSVNEIIDKIGETVPALDLKGKTIDDIDGGTINSVVVSVVQSSGNPGKAVLDNVAKPVVLVPLRTIIFVVLFILIFIILSIVIKATSVINKLPLIGKLNSLLGGVAGLLQGLVIVFIVVIIAHMAVELTNNTLIFLNDMTINKSFAFSKIYNFSFLDFLN, from the coding sequence ATGGGAACTGAATTTTTCTGGTTTTATGATTTTATTCTTGCGGCTATACTTATATGTATGATGTTTATAGGAGCGAAAAAGGGCTTTGTCCGTATGGTGCTGAGCCTGTGTGCCTTTGCCGCTTCATTTGTGATAGCGCTTATGATAAGCAACGGCGTTTCGGGCTGGATATATGACAGCTTTATCAGCAAACCGCTTGAACAGACTATCTCGGCCTCTATCAATGATGCGCTCGGCGACAACGTTGTTACACAGATAGGCAAGATAGATATGGAAAAGGCAAAAATAAACGGCAAGAGCATTGACAGCCTTGAGCTGAAAGCCGACAAGGCAGGCAAGGTAACCGTAAATCTCGGTAATGTGAACTTAAGCAGCACAGGCATAAGCAAGGTCGATCTTACCTCATTCGGCGTGGATAAAAACATTGATTATTCAAATATCAATCTCGGCTCTGTGCAGATATACGAAAGCGATATTGAAAAGTACGGCATCGAGAATATGATACTTACTGAGGTTCTTGCACAGAATATCAAGAACAGCGAGGTTGCCGACAGCGTAAACGAAATAATAGATAAAATCGGTGAAACCGTTCCTGCTCTCGACCTTAAAGGCAAGACGATAGATGATATTGACGGCGGTACGATAAACAGCGTTGTTGTAAGCGTAGTGCAGTCGTCGGGCAATCCCGGCAAGGCTGTTCTTGACAATGTAGCAAAGCCCGTAGTGCTTGTACCGTTAAGAACGATTATATTTGTCGTTCTGTTCATTCTTATATTTATTATCCTCTCGATAGTAATAAAGGCGACATCCGTTATAAACAAGCTGCCGCTTATAGGAAAGCTGAATTCGCTTCTGGGCGGTGTTGCAGGACTTTTGCAGGGACTTGTAATAGTGTTCATTGTTGTGATAATAGCCCACATGGCTGTTGAGCTGACAAACAACACGCTTATATTCCTGAACGATATGACTATCAACAAGTCTTTTGCGTTCAGTAAAATCTACAACTTCTCGTTCCTCGATTTCCTTAACTAA
- a CDS encoding ATP-dependent Clp protease ATP-binding subunit, with amino-acid sequence MLCSRCKKRQAVVFISTIQGNDKRDEGLCLICAKELGVPQVNDYLEKMGISDEDLEESYKMIFGDVDEESGADADSGADDDFTPGGAGTMMPFFKRFAANKDSQTESEKQDLKDDKKHNKKKEEKKRKFLDTYCTNLTAKAKKGEIDRIIGREKEIYRVMQILSRRTKNNPCIIGEPGVGKTAIAEGIAQKLADGDVPFRLQGKELYMLDLTSLVAGTQFRGQFEGRVKALIEEIKTAGNIILFIDEVHNLVGTGDSEGTMNAANILKPALSRGEVQVIGATTFNEYRKYIEKDSALERRFQPVTANEPSIEDTIELLKGIKEYYEEYHKLYVSDDILKSCAVLSERYITDRYLPDKAIDLLDEAAACASINSKELTEYEQLKKKNKALETEENNLSAETENKDYQRIAEIKTELAKNTARIDELEPMIKEVHVTENDVCKVIELWTGIPASKLLETEFKRIANLETVLKSKVVGQDEACELVAAAIKRTRVQLSARRRPASFIFVGPTGVGKTELVKVLANELFNTVDPLIRLDMSEFMEKHSVSRIIGSPPGYVGYDEAGQLTEKVRRKPYSVILFDEIEKAHPDVMNILLQILDEGKVTDAHGRTVSFENTVIAMTSNAGSSFNTSGLGFAKSEADISKDKAMKALGEFLRPEFLSRVDEVVVFKPLTLDAYKGIAGLMIGEMKEPLLEKNITLNVSDEAYELVAKKASGGKFGGRDVRKVVRKDIEDKVANIIVEADGNISQIDVDADGDEIKVTGK; translated from the coding sequence ATGCTTTGCTCAAGATGTAAAAAAAGACAAGCGGTAGTTTTTATCTCGACAATACAGGGCAATGACAAGCGTGACGAGGGACTTTGCCTTATCTGCGCAAAAGAGCTCGGTGTTCCGCAGGTAAACGACTACCTTGAAAAAATGGGAATCAGCGATGAGGACCTTGAAGAAAGCTATAAAATGATTTTCGGTGATGTCGATGAAGAATCAGGTGCAGACGCAGACAGCGGCGCAGACGATGACTTCACACCCGGCGGCGCAGGCACAATGATGCCCTTCTTCAAGCGTTTTGCCGCAAACAAGGACAGTCAGACCGAAAGCGAAAAGCAAGACTTAAAGGACGATAAGAAGCACAATAAGAAAAAAGAGGAGAAAAAGAGAAAATTCCTCGATACCTATTGCACCAATCTTACCGCCAAGGCAAAAAAAGGCGAGATTGACCGTATAATCGGCAGAGAGAAAGAGATCTACCGTGTAATGCAGATTTTATCCCGCCGTACAAAGAACAACCCCTGCATAATAGGCGAACCCGGTGTCGGTAAAACCGCTATTGCAGAGGGCATAGCTCAGAAGCTGGCGGACGGCGATGTTCCCTTCAGACTTCAGGGTAAGGAGCTTTATATGCTCGACCTTACCTCCCTTGTCGCAGGCACGCAGTTCAGAGGTCAGTTCGAAGGCCGTGTGAAAGCGCTTATTGAGGAGATAAAGACCGCAGGTAATATAATCCTCTTTATTGACGAGGTTCATAACCTTGTCGGCACAGGCGACAGCGAAGGCACGATGAATGCCGCAAATATCCTCAAGCCTGCTTTGTCAAGGGGAGAGGTGCAGGTCATCGGTGCTACAACGTTCAACGAGTACAGAAAGTATATCGAAAAGGACTCCGCACTTGAAAGACGTTTCCAGCCCGTAACGGCAAACGAGCCGTCAATAGAGGATACTATCGAGCTTTTAAAGGGCATCAAGGAATACTACGAAGAATACCACAAGCTGTATGTCAGCGATGATATTTTAAAAAGCTGTGCCGTTCTCAGCGAACGCTACATTACCGACAGGTATCTTCCCGACAAGGCGATAGACCTGCTCGACGAGGCGGCGGCTTGCGCCAGCATAAACAGCAAGGAACTTACCGAGTACGAACAGCTTAAAAAGAAAAACAAGGCTCTTGAAACCGAAGAAAACAACCTGTCCGCCGAAACCGAGAACAAGGATTATCAGCGTATAGCCGAGATAAAGACCGAGCTTGCAAAGAATACAGCCCGTATTGACGAGCTTGAGCCTATGATAAAGGAAGTACACGTTACAGAAAACGATGTCTGCAAGGTCATCGAGCTGTGGACGGGTATCCCGGCAAGCAAGTTGCTTGAAACCGAATTCAAGCGTATTGCAAACCTTGAAACCGTGCTTAAATCAAAGGTAGTCGGTCAGGACGAAGCGTGCGAGCTTGTAGCCGCCGCTATAAAAAGAACTCGAGTTCAGCTTTCCGCACGTCGCAGACCTGCGTCATTCATTTTCGTAGGTCCTACAGGTGTCGGCAAGACCGAGCTTGTAAAGGTGCTTGCAAACGAGCTTTTCAACACAGTTGACCCGCTTATAAGACTTGATATGTCCGAGTTTATGGAAAAGCACAGCGTTTCGAGAATCATCGGCTCGCCTCCCGGATATGTAGGATACGATGAGGCAGGTCAGCTTACCGAAAAGGTACGCAGAAAGCCCTATTCCGTAATTCTCTTTGACGAGATAGAAAAGGCTCATCCCGATGTAATGAACATTCTCCTGCAAATTCTTGATGAAGGCAAGGTAACCGATGCTCACGGCAGAACGGTCAGCTTCGAGAATACCGTAATCGCCATGACCTCAAACGCAGGCTCATCATTCAATACAAGCGGTCTTGGCTTTGCAAAGAGCGAGGCGGATATTTCAAAGGACAAGGCGATGAAGGCTCTTGGCGAATTCCTTCGCCCCGAATTCCTGAGCCGTGTTGACGAGGTAGTAGTGTTCAAGCCCCTCACCCTCGATGCCTACAAGGGCATTGCCGGACTTATGATAGGCGAGATGAAAGAGCCTCTGCTCGAAAAGAACATAACGCTTAACGTCAGCGATGAGGCTTATGAGCTTGTTGCGAAAAAAGCGTCCGGCGGCAAGTTCGGCGGCAGAGATGTCCGCAAAGTTGTCCGTAAGGATATTGAGGACAAGGTAGCAAATATCATAGTCGAAGCCGACGGCAACATATCACAGATAGACGTTGACGCAGACGGCGACGAGATAAAGGTAACAGGCAAGTAA
- the fabG gene encoding 3-oxoacyl-ACP reductase FabG codes for MAVIITGGTGAIGSAMARAFAKTNDVAIIYKSSDEKARQLENELGCTAYKADVSSAKEVSAAVERIAADFGKIDVLINNAGISRIKMLSDVTELDWYNMIDVHLTGAFNMTKAVLPFMINRKQGSIINISSVWGVYGASCEVPYSTVKAGLIGFTKSLSKEVAPSGITVNCIAPGVIDSPMNNAHLSPDEMNELIAETPLGRLGTPDDVAQAAVYLAFAGFVTGQILGVDGGFY; via the coding sequence ATGGCAGTAATTATTACAGGCGGAACAGGAGCTATCGGCAGTGCTATGGCTCGTGCCTTCGCAAAAACAAACGATGTTGCTATAATCTACAAAAGCTCCGATGAAAAAGCCCGTCAGCTTGAAAATGAACTCGGCTGCACGGCATATAAGGCAGATGTTTCCTCCGCTAAAGAGGTGTCGGCTGCGGTAGAACGAATAGCGGCTGATTTCGGAAAAATAGATGTGCTTATCAATAATGCCGGCATATCCCGGATTAAAATGCTGAGCGATGTCACCGAGCTTGACTGGTACAATATGATTGACGTTCACCTTACAGGCGCATTCAATATGACAAAGGCGGTACTGCCTTTTATGATAAATCGCAAACAGGGAAGCATCATCAACATTTCGTCGGTGTGGGGAGTATACGGAGCGTCCTGCGAAGTGCCTTACTCAACTGTCAAGGCAGGACTTATCGGCTTCACAAAATCACTCTCCAAAGAGGTCGCCCCCAGCGGAATAACCGTAAACTGCATCGCCCCGGGAGTAATCGACAGCCCTATGAACAATGCTCACCTGTCGCCCGATGAGATGAACGAGCTTATCGCCGAAACTCCGCTCGGCAGGCTCGGAACACCCGATGATGTGGCACAGGCGGCTGTATACCTTGCCTTTGCAGGCTTCGTCACAGGTCAGATACTCGGAGTAGACGGCGGATTTTATTGA